CGCCATCGTGCCACGTGAGATTGGGGCGAAGAGCGTACCGCGTCTGCATCGTCCCGTCGGGGAATACCTGCCAGTCGTCGGTGTTGAGGGACGGCAGGCTCGTGAGGAGCTCCGGCTGAGGCGCGCCGCGCGCGTCGACGAGGGCGGGAAGGGCATTGAAGATGCGCCAGACGAAGAACAAGCCGGCCGACTTTCGAACGAAGCCCCGCGTGGCCAGGATAGACGGCTCGACGCGTATGAAAACGACAAGCGATCGCGAATCGGCCTCCTGCGCAACGGTCGACTCCGTGTTCGGCCCCTTTACGGCGGGCGCCGCCGGCGCGCATGCGACGAGCACCAGGGACGCGAGCAGCACGACGCTGACGGCCCGGCGCGATGCCATGTTCCGCCCGCGGTGCAGAGCGAGAGCGATCAACGACACATCGGATCCCACGCTACCGGAGAACGGCGCCTCCCGGAGGAACGATGGCCGGAACGAGCCGTTTGGCCTGCGCGATGATCTCTTCCTCGCTCTGGTCGTAGTCGATGTACCGAGCCGATCGGTCCGCGATCTCACCGTCCAGGCTCACCATGGCCTGGATCTCCACGCGATTGTCCTCCGGGTCTCGAAAATAGCACGAGAGGGTCGCCTGCCCGATCCACGGATACGCGTAGCTGACGCACTCATCGATGGGAACCTGGAGGTCCTGGAATCGCCGATAGAACGACTTGACATCGGCCACCGAAGCCACGCGCCAGCAAAAGTGCACCAGGACGTTGCAGTCGCCCCGCCGCGGGGTGAAGAGACCGATCTCGTGGTCCTCGACGGTTCGGTCGGATGTGAGGAACACCATGTGACCCGGGTGCTGGTGGGTGATCTCGAGGCCCATCACGTCCCGGTAGAATTCGACCATCCGGTCCAGGTCGTTCACGTTGATGACGATGTGGCTCAGTCCGGTTACGGGCATCGACGCGCACCTCTCCTGGGAAGTATTGGGCCGACT
The sequence above is a segment of the Chloroflexota bacterium genome. Coding sequences within it:
- a CDS encoding VOC family protein, which encodes MPVTGLSHIVINVNDLDRMVEFYRDVMGLEITHQHPGHMVFLTSDRTVEDHEIGLFTPRRGDCNVLVHFCWRVASVADVKSFYRRFQDLQVPIDECVSYAYPWIGQATLSCYFRDPEDNRVEIQAMVSLDGEIADRSARYIDYDQSEEEIIAQAKRLVPAIVPPGGAVLR